The Inediibacterium massiliense genome has a segment encoding these proteins:
- the map gene encoding type I methionyl aminopeptidase, translated as MIIIKSSEEIEYMKEAGKIVAYTHEVVKEAIRPGITTKELDEIAEKEIKKHKAIPTFKGYNGFPASICASINEEVVHGIPGLKTLKDGDIISIDIGALYKGYNGDSAKTHPVGKVSDEALRLIEVTKQSFYEGLKFCREGYRLSDISHAVQLYVENNGFSVVRDYVGHGIGQQMHEDPQIPNFGPPGKGPRLQEGMTIAIEPMVNMGTHKVKVLQDNWTVITLDQKPSAHYEHSIAITKDDPIILTTLS; from the coding sequence ATGATTATTATAAAGTCAAGTGAAGAAATTGAATATATGAAAGAAGCAGGAAAAATTGTAGCTTATACACATGAAGTTGTAAAAGAGGCTATACGTCCTGGGATTACAACGAAAGAATTAGATGAGATTGCAGAAAAAGAAATAAAAAAACATAAAGCGATCCCTACGTTTAAAGGCTATAATGGATTTCCCGCAAGTATTTGTGCTTCTATTAATGAAGAAGTTGTTCACGGAATACCCGGATTAAAAACCTTAAAGGATGGCGATATTATAAGTATAGACATTGGAGCTCTCTATAAAGGTTATAATGGTGATTCAGCAAAAACTCATCCTGTAGGAAAAGTAAGTGATGAAGCTTTAAGGCTCATTGAAGTTACAAAACAAAGCTTTTATGAAGGATTGAAATTTTGCAGAGAAGGCTATAGGTTATCTGATATTTCTCATGCAGTTCAATTATATGTAGAAAACAATGGATTTTCTGTAGTGAGAGACTATGTAGGACATGGAATTGGACAACAAATGCATGAAGATCCGCAGATTCCAAATTTTGGACCTCCAGGAAAGGGACCTAGACTTCAAGAAGGAATGACTATAGCTATAGAGCCAATGGTGAATATGGGAACTCATAAAGTGAAGGTTTTACAAGATAATTGGACAGTTATTACTTTAGATCAAAAACCTTCAGCTCATTATGAGCATAGTATAGCCATTACAAAAGATGATCCAATCATCCTAACTACCCTTTCATAA
- a CDS encoding KOW domain-containing RNA-binding protein, with amino-acid sequence MNNIHEVSIGQIVKSKAGRDQDRLFIVIDIIDDQYVLVSDGDLRKIDKAKKKKVKHLAKYNIISEEVKNRVKKGEKITNLFLRRELEKLGLR; translated from the coding sequence GTGAATAATATTCATGAAGTTTCAATAGGTCAGATTGTAAAATCTAAAGCCGGAAGAGATCAAGACAGATTATTTATTGTGATAGACATTATAGATGATCAATATGTTTTAGTTTCTGATGGAGACCTTAGAAAAATTGATAAGGCAAAGAAAAAAAAGGTGAAGCATTTAGCAAAATATAATATAATTAGTGAAGAAGTGAAAAACAGAGTTAAAAAAGGTGAAAAAATCACCAATCTGTTTTTAAGGCGTGAATTGGAAAAACTGGGTCTTCGCTAA
- the infA gene encoding translation initiation factor IF-1, protein MAKNDVIEVQGKVVEALPNAMFKVELENGHEILAHISGKLRMNFIRILPGDMVTVELSPYDLTRGRITWRGK, encoded by the coding sequence ATGGCAAAGAATGATGTTATAGAGGTTCAAGGTAAAGTCGTTGAAGCTCTGCCGAATGCCATGTTTAAAGTAGAACTAGAAAACGGACATGAGATACTAGCACACATTTCTGGTAAGCTTCGTATGAACTTTATCAGGATACTGCCTGGTGATATGGTAACAGTAGAACTATCCCCTTATGATTTGACAAGGGGGAGAATTACTTGGCGAGGCAAGTGA
- the rpmJ gene encoding 50S ribosomal protein L36 — protein MKVRASVKPICEKCKIIKRKGKVMVICENPKHKQKQG, from the coding sequence GTGAAAGTTAGAGCATCCGTAAAACCTATATGTGAAAAATGCAAAATTATCAAAAGAAAAGGTAAAGTAATGGTAATTTGTGAAAATCCTAAACATAAACAAAAACAAGGTTAA
- the rpsM gene encoding 30S ribosomal protein S13, producing the protein MARIAGIDLPRDKRVEIGLTYIFGIGRKTSNKILAEAGVNPDTRVRDLTEDEVGKLRQIIDTYQVEGDLRREISLNIKRLKEIGCYRGIRHRKGLPVRGQKTKTNARTRKGPKKTVGRKKK; encoded by the coding sequence ATGGCAAGAATCGCTGGTATTGACTTACCAAGAGATAAAAGAGTTGAAATAGGACTAACATATATCTTTGGTATAGGCAGAAAAACATCTAATAAAATATTAGCAGAAGCAGGAGTGAATCCTGATACAAGAGTGAGAGATCTTACTGAAGATGAAGTAGGTAAATTAAGACAAATTATAGACACATATCAGGTTGAAGGAGATCTTCGCCGTGAAATTTCCCTAAATATAAAAAGATTAAAAGAAATTGGTTGTTATAGAGGAATTCGTCATAGAAAAGGTCTTCCAGTAAGAGGTCAAAAAACTAAAACAAATGCTAGAACTAGAAAAGGACCTAAAAAAACTGTTGGACGTAAGAAGAAATAG
- the rpsK gene encoding 30S ribosomal protein S11, protein MVAKKADKRGRRKRRERKNIERGQAHIQSTFNNTIVTLTDLQGNALSWASAGGLGFKGSRKSTPFAAQMAAEEAAKSAMEHGLKTVEVFVKGPGAGREAAIRALQTAGLEINSIKDVTPIPHNGCRPPKRRRV, encoded by the coding sequence ATGGTAGCCAAAAAGGCAGATAAAAGAGGTCGTAGAAAAAGACGCGAACGCAAAAATATAGAACGCGGTCAAGCACATATTCAATCAACATTTAATAATACAATTGTAACACTTACAGATTTACAAGGAAATGCTTTATCATGGGCTAGTGCAGGTGGACTAGGCTTTAAAGGATCAAGAAAATCTACTCCTTTTGCAGCTCAAATGGCAGCAGAAGAAGCAGCAAAATCTGCTATGGAACATGGACTAAAAACAGTAGAAGTTTTTGTTAAAGGACCAGGAGCAGGAAGAGAAGCAGCAATTAGAGCACTTCAAACAGCAGGACTTGAAATTAACTCTATCAAAGACGTTACTCCAATTCCACACAATGGATGTAGACCACCAAAACGTAGAAGAGTTTAA